A section of the Triticum dicoccoides isolate Atlit2015 ecotype Zavitan chromosome 7A, WEW_v2.0, whole genome shotgun sequence genome encodes:
- the LOC119327582 gene encoding G-type lectin S-receptor-like serine/threonine-protein kinase At2g19130 codes for MDIHEDEESWFLSNNSHVYVQLHPDGTVTAAKLWGCGTVLWSAQDSRQEKPVCKQEILYTKKEKSYPKIKIVVLITVMGVLTVMLVCLVLFWRRRNKPSLELSMSSNSGLKIFSNMQIKKATKNFSEKLGEGGFGCVYKGELAGFSLVAVKNLKSIGQGEKEFRAEVQTIGIIHHINIVRLFGFCAEGLKRVLVYEYMENGSLSSHLFSKSSAVLTWDLRYHIALGTARGLAYLHEECKECIIHCDMKPDNVLLDAEFCPKIADFGMAKLLGRDFSRALTTMRGTIGYLAPEWISGLPITHKTDVYSYGMMLLEIISGRRNSEKIKEGKFTYFPIFAAIKVNEGDAMCLLDSRLEGQADGEQLSRACRIACWCIQDAEDDRPMMGQVVHMLENVMDVEIPPTPRSLEHYVGMEDCSY; via the coding sequence ATGGATATTCATGAAGATGAAGAATCTTGGTTTTTGTCCAACAATTCACATGTATATGTACAGTTGCATCCTGATGGTACTGTCACTGCTGCTAAACTATGGGGTTGTGGGACTGTGTTGTGGTCTGCTCAAGATTCCAGGCAGGAAAAACCAGTATGCAAGCAAGAAATATTGTATACCAAGAAAGAGAAGTCATATCCAAAGATTAAAATCGTTGTTCTAATTACAGTGATGGGTGTGTTAACCGttatgcttgtttgtcttgttcttTTCTGGAGAAGGAGAAACAAGCCATCCCTGGAACTATCAATGAGTTCCAATAGCGGCCTCAAGATCTTTTCAAACATGCAAATAAAGAAGGCAACGAAGAATTTCTCCGAAAAACTTGGAGAAGGGGGTTTCGGCTGTGTTTACAAGGGGGAATTGGCAGGTTTCTCTCTAGTGGCAGTCAAAAATCTAAAAAGCATCGGACAAGGGGAAAAGGAATTCCGAGCAGAAGTACAGACAATTGGCATAATTCACCACATCAATATTGTCCGGTTATTTGGTTTTTGTGCGGAAGGGCTGAAAAGGGTTCTGGTATACGAGTACATGGAGAATGGTTCTTTGAGTTCTCATCTGTTTTCAAAGAGTTCGGCCGTATTAACCTGGGATCTCCGGTACCATATTGCACTTGGAACTGCAAGAGGCTTGGCTTATCTCCATGAGGAATGTAAAGAATGCATTATACATTGTGACATGAAGCCAGACAATGTACTTCTTGATGCAGAGTTCTGCCCCAAGATTGCGGACTTCGGCATGGCCAAGCTTCTAGGTCGAGATTTCAGCAGGGCTTTGACAACAATGCGAGGGACCATTGGATATCTTGCACCGGAGTGGATATCGGGGTTACCGATCACACATAAGACTGATGTTTACAGCTATGGCATGATGCTTCTTGAAATCATATCTGGTCGAAGGAACTCAGAGAAAATTAAGGAAGGAAAGTTCACATACTTTCCCATCTTTGCGGCAATCAAGGTGAATGAGGGAGATGCTATGTGTCTGCTGGACAGTAGGTTGGAAGGCCAGGCAGATGGAGAGCAGCTGAGCAGAGCTTGCAGAATTGCATGCTGGTGCATTCAAGATGCTGAGGATGACAGGCCGATGATGGGACAAGTTGTTCACATGCTGGAGAATGTCATGGATGTCGAAATCCCACCTACTCCAAGGTCACTTGAACACTATGTTGGCATGGAGGATTGCTCATACTAA